A stretch of the Lineus longissimus chromosome 12, tnLinLong1.2, whole genome shotgun sequence genome encodes the following:
- the LOC135497120 gene encoding eukaryotic translation initiation factor 4 gamma 1-like isoform X9: MSKQPMSTTVPNPGQGPSQQMMYHQPNPRTPPFYPPTRPTQPQGIPQQTQRHVRMSAGQGGQPPTMYPYPQTNLVISQTGGYIGQPQATMMMQGSLPMQASPGQYMGEDMMTMSGGATIIYQTGPRPNMPQQYINTSQPNQLNMQPPVGQTYQTQGPVTYYSPQGQPQYHMGAQPNRPPSASSNYAPPARERKVIRITDPNSGQDVTDDLLGSAKSAKTGTPPLSSGPSSARATPVVAQQAEDEESSELSQAEESAPPQSPSPLAQSNIAAQFASQVAATLNSDTLRPVQPQPTVTKPESEQLGEETPQVETDVNSELDSKSNQEKQDVNSIPEPAPSVVVPAAVETPETVAEEAVKTDTSHSDKDVHVERTPKISEPSEVVSESKIDEKPAAVVEKTPEPVEPVEKVPVVTEEETASAEAKSKSKRHKKDLNEKGKTKEGTDMDLFVEEAATAKPVPVVVPEPTPAPVTEVNNVDQKLKDKPALTVEINVEESNEAKVQEKNEKNDVKSHDVPETNSKIGMPKKDKSTDYDYKEETFSPLSPEAKMHYDRDFLLSLQFTTGSKSKPDGLPKLPDVILDRPRQMGDTGGRSPLIKPGSQPDFTPGFIKSSIPGRMSGGSGGGGSGRDDRGRMGGSGRRGSEQGRKEPKKIILELPLAHQIELHHAENAWKPSTKTADVALTPEEQAEQEVYKAVRAILNKLTPQKFQVLMNQILELQIDTEEKLKGVIDLIFEKAIDEPNFSVPYAHMCKHMMIVKVPAKSPSSGKLGDTVLFRKFLLTRCQKEFEKDKANELDLATRQKAIDEADSEDRKKVLTLELNYEAAKSKRRSLGNIRFIGELFKLKMLTEHIMHDCLVKLLRSNDEDNLECLCRLLTTIGKDIDHDKAKVRQPKPRIDQYFQQMDKIVKQKRTSARVRFMIQDVIELRSSNWVPRRDDNKPKTIDQIHQEVQRERQEEQFLIAQHALNPQPVSAKKRGPPGGGRGQAAPNFGPAQNQSEDGWKTVSAKNTIDPTKMKLSKPSVDENSIQLGPGGRPGFSWGRGSSGGSKMQQNQSSGGDSSEPRPSTPSNRFSALSQADGGYDSRGRGAGRGLGPRPDSRSRQQQGTPGRHDRGKNTRMSQELEREQAIAAVRVMKDGRSLAQSRQGSTGRQGGSREGSRSRENRDDIEPIEGQREPERQKPAVVQLSDENMEKKAKAIIDEYLHLQDIKEAMLCISELEEQKNIHVFVTATINHVLERSEKARQQAGHLLHDVVKGGLITVADYLKGLNEVLEYAEDMEIDIPKIWAYFGELIGPMVHDGSVPMVFLKDACKPLHGRKAGVLVAAILHDASHRLGHIKVGELWRQSKLQWTDFLAPSDDLEKFLQDNKLEFTVASREQHVTRSLSIENIMDQLQELLSKKSADNEEVFDWIEANVGEAKAKEAKFIRALMTEVCASAIEGSGATSKLDDTLLKKRSVVLQKYLDHQADLELQALYALQALVNSLEHPPGLMQMFFDTLYDEDIISEDAFYTWETSTDPAEQEGKGVAKKSVVQFFTWLKEAEETGGDDS; encoded by the exons ATGAGCAAACAGCCTATGAGTACAACTGTCCCAAATCCGGGGCAGGGTCCGAGTCAACAGATGATGTATCATCAACCTAACCCGAGAACG CCTCCGTTCTACCCACCCACCAGACCAACACAGCCACAGGGTATTCCACAGCAGACGCAGCGCCATGTGCGAATGAGTGCCGGCCAAGGAGGACAGCCGCCGACCATGTACCCGTATCCTCAGACGAATTTGGTTATTTCTCAAACGGGAGGCTATATCGGCCAGCCACAAGCTACAATGATGATGCAGGGCAGTCTACCGATGCAG GCTTCCCCAGGCCAGTACATGGGTGAGGACATGATGACTATGTCTGGGGGGGCAACCATAATC TACCAGACCGGTCCTCGGCCGAACATGCCACAGCAGTATATCAACACATCTCAGCCGAATCAATTAAACATGCAGCCACCGGTTGGGCAAACTTATCAAACACAAGGACCAG TAACATACTACAGCCCTCAAGGTCAACCACAATACCACATGGGTGCCCAGCCAAACCGACCGCCATCTGCATCGAGTAACTACGCTCCTCCGGCGCGGGAGAGAAAAGTGATCAGGATCACAGATCCCAACTCTGGACAAGATGTGACAGATGATTTATTAGGTTCGGCCAAGAGTGCCAAGACGGGCACGCCTCCATTGTCATCAGGCCCGTCGAGTGCCAGAGCCACACCAGTCGTG GCACAACAAGCTGAAGACGAAGAGTCTTCTGAACTG TCTCAGGCTGAAGAATCTGCACCGCCACAATCACCATCGCCACTGGCGCAGAGTAACATCGCGGCACAGTTCGCATCGCAAGTCGCCGCTACATTGAATTCCGATACGCTGAGACCTGTACAACCTCAACCAACTGTGACAAAACCTGAATCTGAACAATTGGGCGAGGAAACGCCGCAGGTAGAAACTGATGTGAATTCTGAACTGGATTCTAAATCTAATCAAGAGAAACAGGATGTGAACTCTATACCTGAACCAGCACCTAGTGTTGTCGTTCCTGCTGCGGTAGAAACACCGGAAACGGTCGCCGAGGAGGCAGTGAAAACGGACACGAGTCACAGTGataaagatgtacatgtagaaaggACTCCTAAGATTAGTGAACCTAGCGAGGTCGTAAGTGAATctaaaattgatgaaaaaccAGCAGCAGTGGTGGAGAAGACGCCCGAACCTGTCGAACCTGTGGAGAAAGTGCCAGTGGTTACGGAAGAAGAGACAGCTTCAGCTGAAG CAAAGAGTAAATCtaagagacacaaaaaagatctCAATGAGAAAGGCAAGACGAAGGAGGGCACGGACATGGACCTGTTCGTGGAGGAGGCGGCCACGGCTAAGCCTGTTCCCGTTGTGGTCCCGGAACCCACACCAGCACCAGTGACAGAAGTCAACAACGTCGACCAGAAACTGAAAGATAAACCAGCGTTGACGGTCGAGATAAACGTCGAGGAATCAAACGAGGCGAAGGTGCAGGAGAAGAATGAGAAAAACGACGTGAAGTCACACGATGTTCCTGAGACAAATAGCAAGATTGGGATGCCAAAGAAAGATAAGTCTACGGACTATGATTATAAGGAAG AAACGTTCAGTCCTCTCAGTCCAGAAGCCAAGATGCACTACGATAGAGATTTCCTCCTCAGCCTGCAGTTCACGACGGGTTCAAAGTCAAAACCCGACGGACTCCCCAAACTCCCTGATGTAATCCTAGACCGGCCGCGACAGATGGGCGACACCGGTGGCAGATCACCGTTAATCAAGCCTGGATCCCAGCCAGACTTCACACCTGGATTCATCAAATCGTCAATCCCTGGACGAATG AGCGGAGGTAGTGGTGGTGGCGGCAGTGGTCGTGATGACCGAGGCCGCATGGGTGGTAGCGGACGCCGTGGCTCGGAACAGGGCCGTAAAGAACCCAAGAAGATCATCCTAGAGTTGCCGCTCGCCCATCAAATTGAACTCCACCACGCTGAGAATGCCTGGAAACCATCCACAAAAACCGCAGATGTTGCACTGACTCCTGAAGAACAGGCTGAACAG GAGGTCTACAAGGCTGTTCGTGCCATCCTCAACAAGCTGACACCGCAGAAATTCCAAGTACTTATGAACCAGATCCTGGAACTACAGATCGATACTGAGGAGAAGCTCAAAGGAGTTATTGACCTTATATTTGAGAAG GCCATCGATGAACCCAACTTCAGTGTACCCTATGCTCACATGTGCAAACACATGATGATC GTAAAAGTGCCGGCCAAGTCCCCAAGTAGTGGTAAACTAGGTGATACCGTGTTATTCAGAAAGTTCCTGCTCACACGCTGTCAGAAAGAGTTTGAAAAGGATAAAGCCAACGAGTTGGATCTGGCAACCAGACAGAAGGCCATCGATGAGGCCGATTCAGAGGACAGGAAGAAGGTATTGACGCTAGAATTGAATTATGAAGCTGCCAAATCGAAACGGAGATCACTAGGTAATATTAG GTTTATTGGTGAATTATTCAAACTAAAGATGTTGACAGAACACATCATGCATGACTGCCTCGTAAAGCTACTGCGCTCAAACGACGAAGATAACCTAGAGTGCTTGTGCCGCCTCCTAACGACGATCGGCAAAGACATCGACCACGACAAAGCTAAGGTAAGGCAACCTAAG CCCCGGATAGATCAGTACTTCCAACAGATGGACAAGATCGTCAAACAGAAACGGACATCAGCTAGAGTTCGTTTCATGATTCAAGACGTGATAGAATTGCGATCA AGTAATTGGGTGCCAAGACGTGACGACAATAAGCCAAAGACGATAGACCAGATCCATCAAGAAGTTCAGCGAGAGCGCCAAGAGGAGCAGTTCTTAATAGCACAACACGCCTTGAACCCTCAACCTGTCTCGGCGAAGAAGAGAGGGCCACCTGGTGGAG GCCGTGGTCAAGCCGCCCCTAACTTTGGTCCTGCTCAGAATCAATCTGAAGATGGATGGAAGACAGTTAGCGCCAAAAATACCATTGATCCTACCAAGATGAAACTCAGCAAG CCTTCAGTAGATGAAAACAGCATCCAGTTAGGTCCTGGAGGTCGACCTGGGTTCTCCTGGGGACGGGGTAGCAGCGGCGGTTCCAAAATGCAACAGAACCAGTCTTCGGGAGGAGATTCATCTGAACCACGTCCGTCTACGCCAAGTAACAG GTTCAGTGCCCTAAGCCAAGCTGATGGTGGCTATGATTCCAGGGGGAGAGGTGCTGGACGAGGTCTTGGTCCCAGGCCTGACAGTAGAAGTCGCCAGCAGCAAGGGACGCCCGGACGCCACGACCGAGGCAAGAATACGAGAATGTCGCAGGAGTTGGAGAGGGAGCAGGCTATCGCTGCTGTTAG GGTCATGAAAGATGGAAG GAGTCTTGCTCAGTCTCGACAGGGTTCTACGGGTCGACAAGGCGGCAGCCGCGAGGGGAGCCGATCACGAGAAAACCGGGACGACATTGAACCGATCGAGGGACAGCGCGAACCCGAGCGACAGAAACCTGCCGTCGTTCAATTGTCTGATGAGAATATGGAGAAGAAGGCTAAGGCTATTATTGATGAATATCTACATTTACAGGACATCAAG GAAGCTATGTTGTGTATCTCAGAACTAGAGGAGCAGAAGAACATTCATGTGTTCGTGACGGCAACGATAAACCACGTGTTGGAGAGATCTGAGAAGGCAAGGCAGCAGGCTGGCCATCTTCTTCATGACGTCGTCAAAGGTGGTCTGATCACTGTCGCTGATTACCTCAAAGG ATTAAATGAAGTGTTAGAATATGCTGAAGACATGGAAATCGACATCCCCAAAATCTGGGCGTATTTTGGGGAATTGATCGGCCCCATGGTCCACGACGGTAGCGTCCCAATGGTCTTCCTCAAAGATGCCTGCAAGCCGCTCCACGGCCGTAAAGCCGGCGTGTTAGTAGCTGCCATATTACACGACGCCAGCCATAGACTA GGTCATATAAAAGTAGGTGAACTGTGGCGACAATCGAAGCTGCAGTGGACCGATTTCTTAGCTCCTTCAGATGACTTAGAGAAGTTCCTTCAAGATAAT aaattagaaTTCACCGTTGCCTCCCGCGAGCAGCACGTAACACGGTCGTTGTCTATAGAGAACATAATGGACCAGCTTCAAGAGTTATTATCAAAAAAGAGTGCTGACAATGAAGAGGTGTTTGACTGGATAGAG gccaATGTGGGGGAGGCAAAAGCAAAGGAAGCCAAATTTATCCGTGCCTTGATGACAGAAGTGTGTGCCAGTGCCATTGAAG GATCTGGTGCGACTTCAAAACTCGATGATACATTGCTGAAGAAGCGCTCTGTGGTGTTACAGAAGTATTTAGACCATCAAGCTGATTTAGAATTGCAAGCTCTCTATGCATTACAGGCATTAGTCAATAGTTTAGAGCATCCTCCAG GTCTAATGCAGATGTTCTTCGACACGTTGTACGATGAGGACATCATTTCAGAAGATGCATTTTACACATGGGAGACGTCAACCGACCCTGCCGAGCAGGAGGGCAAGGGTGTCGCTAAGAAATCTGTGGTTCAGTTCTTCACGTGGCTCAAAGAAGCTGAAGAAACCGGGGGCGATGACAGTTAG